One part of the Bacillota bacterium genome encodes these proteins:
- a CDS encoding branched-chain amino acid ABC transporter permease → MEFVQQLINGVSLGCIYALIALGYTMVYGIVRLINFAHGDIYMIGAYIGYKVANWMGPHFVPALILAMAGSALAGVTIEKIAYKPLRNAPRIALLTTAIGVSIFLENAVRKFVSPNFLPFPDLITRVPYEIGGVTFSNVQVFVPLVAAALVVILQYVVLKTKPGKAMRAVSFDKDCARLMGIDVDRIITITFAIGSSLAAAAGVLVGVAYPRIDPYMGVMAGLKAFVSAVLGGIGIIPGAALGGLFMGLAEVMAIHFINSAFKDAVAFVILIIVLLVKPSGLLGKYASEKV, encoded by the coding sequence GTGGAGTTTGTCCAGCAGCTTATAAACGGTGTCTCCCTGGGATGCATCTACGCGTTAATAGCCCTCGGTTACACCATGGTCTACGGGATCGTCAGGCTCATCAACTTCGCCCACGGCGACATATACATGATCGGCGCTTACATCGGCTACAAAGTGGCGAACTGGATGGGTCCGCATTTTGTCCCCGCACTTATCTTAGCTATGGCGGGTTCAGCCCTGGCGGGCGTGACCATCGAGAAGATCGCCTACAAACCGCTCCGGAACGCCCCGAGGATCGCGCTGCTCACCACGGCGATAGGCGTCTCCATATTCCTTGAGAACGCCGTCAGGAAATTCGTTAGCCCGAACTTCCTGCCGTTCCCCGACCTGATAACGAGGGTGCCCTACGAAATCGGTGGGGTCACATTTTCAAACGTCCAGGTTTTCGTCCCGCTCGTTGCCGCGGCGCTCGTTGTGATCCTGCAATACGTCGTCCTCAAGACAAAGCCCGGCAAGGCGATGAGGGCCGTCTCGTTCGACAAGGATTGTGCCAGGCTCATGGGGATTGACGTGGACAGGATCATAACGATAACGTTCGCCATCGGGTCGTCTCTAGCCGCGGCGGCCGGCGTGCTGGTAGGCGTCGCGTACCCCAGGATCGACCCATACATGGGAGTGATGGCCGGCCTGAAAGCGTTTGTGTCTGCGGTTCTTGGCGGCATCGGGATCATCCCCGGCGCCGCGCTCGGCGGGCTGTTCATGGGGTTGGCTGAGGTCATGGCCATTCACTTCATTAACTCGGCGTTCAAAGATGCCGTCGCATTCGTCATTCTCATCATTGTACTACTGGTCAAGCCCTCTGGCCTGCTTGGCAAGTACGCCAGCGAGAAAGTGTAG
- a CDS encoding ABC transporter substrate-binding protein, which yields MKAKWFAVLVATALVMTLVAGCVGQPAKPAEPAKPAEPAKPAEPPKPAEPTEIKIGVVAPMTGDVSTFGVSTKQGAELAAKQINEKGGILGKKIVLKVEDDKNQPTETAAAVQKLITQDKVVAIIGSVASKCTLAGAPIANSNKVPLISPTSTNEKVTQVGEYITRACFIDPFQGAVMAKFAWENLKAKSAACLFDVTNDYTKGLAESFKANFEKLGGKVVEYQTYNVGDQDFKPQLTKIKAKNPEVLFLSDYYNTVGLITKQAREMGIKSVFLGGDGWDSADLTKIGGKSIEGGFFSNHYSPDAKNPEAVAFREAYEKDYKSTPDALAALAYDATIILADAIKRAGKLDGTAIKDAINSTKDFKAVSGNITIDPATRNPIKSAVVLKVKDGKFAFEALVNP from the coding sequence ATGAAGGCAAAGTGGTTCGCAGTCCTGGTCGCTACGGCGCTCGTGATGACGCTCGTGGCGGGCTGCGTCGGACAGCCGGCGAAGCCCGCTGAGCCCGCGAAGCCGGCCGAGCCGGCGAAGCCCGCTGAGCCCCCGAAGCCTGCGGAGCCCACCGAGATTAAGATAGGCGTTGTCGCGCCGATGACCGGTGACGTTTCCACCTTCGGTGTGAGCACCAAGCAGGGTGCCGAACTCGCTGCCAAGCAGATCAACGAGAAGGGCGGTATCCTCGGCAAGAAGATCGTCCTGAAGGTCGAGGACGACAAGAACCAGCCGACCGAGACTGCGGCGGCCGTGCAGAAGCTCATCACCCAGGACAAGGTAGTGGCCATTATTGGTTCGGTCGCTTCCAAGTGCACTCTGGCCGGCGCGCCCATCGCCAACTCCAACAAGGTCCCCTTGATAAGCCCAACCTCGACCAACGAGAAAGTCACACAGGTCGGCGAGTACATCACCAGGGCGTGCTTCATCGACCCGTTCCAGGGCGCCGTCATGGCGAAGTTCGCGTGGGAGAACCTGAAGGCCAAATCGGCGGCGTGCCTCTTTGACGTGACCAACGACTATACGAAGGGACTCGCGGAGTCCTTTAAAGCCAACTTCGAGAAGCTCGGCGGCAAGGTCGTCGAGTACCAGACGTACAACGTCGGCGACCAGGACTTCAAGCCCCAGCTGACCAAGATCAAGGCGAAGAACCCCGAGGTCCTGTTCCTTTCCGACTACTACAACACAGTCGGCCTCATCACCAAGCAGGCCAGGGAAATGGGCATCAAGTCCGTGTTCCTCGGCGGCGACGGCTGGGACAGCGCCGACCTGACGAAGATCGGCGGCAAGTCGATCGAAGGTGGCTTCTTCTCCAACCACTACTCGCCTGACGCCAAGAACCCTGAGGCAGTCGCCTTCCGCGAGGCGTATGAGAAGGACTACAAGTCCACTCCAGACGCCCTGGCGGCTCTCGCTTATGATGCGACCATAATCCTGGCGGATGCCATCAAGAGGGCCGGCAAGCTTGACGGCACCGCGATCAAGGACGCCATCAACTCGACGAAGGACTTCAAGGCGGTGTCCGGCAACATCACCATCGACCCGGCGACGCGCAACCCGATCAAGAGCGCCGTGGTTCTGAAGGTAAAGGACGGCAAGTTCGCATTCGAGGCGCTGGTCAATCCGTAA
- a CDS encoding SagB/ThcOx family dehydrogenase yields the protein METSGRAHKNDGAMPLPRPESSGGPPFWWVVATRRSGREFSPGPLRVEALSQILWATAGVNGDTRTVPSAGARYPIETYVVANRVPGLEHAVYHYRPEEHALEPLEGGGSPRQLKDACAGQRMVEEAAVVLAWGVVAERTTRRYGARGERYVLLDAGHVGQNFYLAATALGLGCCTIGAFHDDRVNAVFGVDGRRETIVYLGCAGIPAR from the coding sequence ATGGAGACGTCCGGGCGGGCGCACAAGAATGACGGGGCAATGCCGCTGCCACGGCCGGAGTCGTCGGGCGGTCCGCCATTCTGGTGGGTTGTCGCAACCAGGCGGTCGGGGCGGGAGTTCTCTCCCGGGCCGCTCAGGGTGGAGGCACTTTCCCAGATTCTCTGGGCGACCGCGGGGGTGAACGGCGATACGAGGACAGTCCCCTCGGCGGGGGCAAGGTACCCGATTGAGACGTACGTCGTCGCGAACCGCGTCCCGGGCCTGGAGCACGCCGTCTACCACTACCGGCCGGAGGAACACGCCCTGGAGCCGCTGGAGGGCGGCGGGTCGCCGAGACAACTGAAGGACGCGTGCGCGGGCCAGCGGATGGTGGAGGAGGCGGCCGTGGTTCTCGCGTGGGGCGTCGTCGCCGAACGTACCACCAGGCGGTACGGCGCGCGGGGCGAGCGCTACGTGCTGCTCGATGCCGGCCACGTGGGCCAGAACTTCTACCTCGCGGCCACCGCGCTGGGCCTCGGGTGTTGCACGATTGGGGCGTTCCATGACGACAGGGTCAACGCCGTATTCGGGGTCGACGGGCGGCGCGAAACGATCGTCTACCTGGGGTGCGCCGGCATACCCGCGCGGTAG
- the ilvN gene encoding acetolactate synthase small subunit: MRHTLAVLVENNPGVLTRVSGLFSRRGYNIESLAVGVTENPAVSRMTIVVRGDDHVLEQVSKQLNKLINVLKVSDVTSDDHVARELALIKVTAEPSQRPAIMQIVDIFRAKVIDLGKRSMIVEITGDEEKVNALIQLLREFGIKEVVRTGQIAMVRGPKIVTSQKGDVNDGEDLLRWGRGSGASEGKESGGSRVR; the protein is encoded by the coding sequence ATGAGGCACACGCTCGCAGTACTGGTCGAGAACAACCCCGGTGTCCTGACCCGCGTGTCGGGCCTGTTCTCGAGAAGGGGCTACAACATCGAGAGCCTGGCCGTCGGCGTCACAGAGAACCCGGCCGTCTCGAGGATGACGATCGTGGTCCGCGGAGACGACCACGTCCTCGAGCAGGTTTCGAAGCAACTGAACAAGCTCATCAACGTTCTGAAGGTGTCCGACGTCACGTCGGACGATCACGTGGCGCGGGAGCTCGCCCTGATCAAGGTTACGGCGGAGCCCTCGCAGCGCCCGGCGATCATGCAGATCGTCGACATATTCAGGGCGAAGGTCATCGACCTCGGCAAGCGGAGCATGATCGTGGAGATAACGGGGGACGAAGAGAAGGTAAACGCCCTGATACAGCTACTTCGCGAGTTCGGTATCAAGGAGGTCGTGCGCACCGGGCAGATAGCAATGGTGCGGGGACCAAAGATAGTTACATCTCAAAAGGGGGACGTCAATGATGGCGAGGATCTACTACGATGGGGACGCGGATCTGGGGCTTCTGAAGGGAAAGAGAGTGGCGGTAGTCGGGTACGGTAG
- the ilvC gene encoding ketol-acid reductoisomerase, with protein sequence MARIYYDGDADLGLLKGKRVAVVGYGSQGHAQAQNLRDSGVDVVVALRAGSRSWDRVKADGLAVEEIGKAAAQSDIIQMLAPDTDQPAIFKQYVAPGLKPGKALCFSHGFNIHYSQIVPPADIDVFMVAPKAPGHQFRYEFKQGGGVPGLVAVHQDYTGSALKLALAYAKGIGCTRAGVIETTFKEETETDLFGEQAVLCGGVAELIKSGFETLVGAGYQPEVAYFECLHEMKLIVDLIYQGGLDYMRFSVSDTAVYGDLTCGKKVITPESREGMKRILERVQSGEFARDWILENQAGRPVFNNLLAREATHLIEEVGKKLRAMMSWLPKRK encoded by the coding sequence ATGGCGAGGATCTACTACGATGGGGACGCGGATCTGGGGCTTCTGAAGGGAAAGAGAGTGGCGGTAGTCGGGTACGGTAGCCAGGGACACGCGCAGGCGCAGAACTTGAGGGACAGCGGCGTCGACGTGGTTGTGGCGCTCCGCGCCGGTTCCAGGTCGTGGGACCGGGTGAAGGCGGACGGGCTCGCGGTCGAGGAAATCGGCAAGGCGGCAGCCCAGTCCGACATCATTCAGATGCTCGCGCCCGACACGGACCAGCCTGCGATATTCAAGCAGTACGTTGCGCCTGGACTCAAGCCGGGGAAGGCGCTCTGCTTCTCGCACGGATTCAACATTCACTACAGCCAGATCGTCCCGCCCGCGGACATCGACGTTTTCATGGTCGCGCCGAAGGCCCCGGGGCACCAGTTCAGGTACGAGTTCAAGCAGGGTGGCGGCGTGCCGGGACTCGTGGCCGTCCACCAGGACTACACCGGCAGCGCGCTCAAGCTCGCGCTCGCGTATGCAAAGGGTATCGGCTGCACCAGGGCGGGTGTCATCGAGACGACGTTCAAGGAGGAAACGGAGACGGACCTGTTCGGCGAGCAGGCCGTGTTGTGCGGTGGCGTGGCGGAGCTCATCAAGTCCGGATTCGAGACGCTGGTTGGAGCTGGTTATCAGCCGGAGGTCGCCTACTTCGAATGTCTTCACGAGATGAAGCTGATTGTGGACCTCATCTACCAGGGCGGCCTCGACTACATGAGGTTCTCCGTCAGTGACACGGCAGTATACGGCGACCTGACCTGTGGCAAGAAGGTGATCACGCCCGAGTCCCGCGAGGGCATGAAGAGGATACTGGAGCGCGTGCAGAGCGGGGAATTCGCGCGCGATTGGATCCTGGAGAACCAGGCGGGCAGGCCGGTGTTCAACAACCTCCTGGCCCGCGAGGCGACGCACCTGATAGAGGAAGTCGGCAAGAAGCTCAGGGCGATGATGTCCTGGCTTCCAAAGCGCAAGTAG
- a CDS encoding 2-isopropylmalate synthase, translating into MSERVVIFDTTLRDGEQTPGVSLTPAEKMEIAMQLARLRVDIIEAGFPITSPGDLTAVQSIAERVRGPVICGLARANKADIDAAWKAVKNAEKPRIHTFIATSEVHMKHKLRKTPDEVLKAAEEAVLYAKSFTPDVEFSAEDATRSDPEFLYRIFDLAVRAGATTINIPDTVGYTTPNEFYELIEGTRRNVKGMEDVVISVHCHNDLGMAVANSLAAIEAGATQVECTINGLGERAGNASLEEIVMALGTRNSYYGKKTNIATDQIYRTSRLVTTLTGVPIQPNKAVVGANAFAHQSGIHQDGVLKQRLTYEIMTPESVGLPSNRIVLGKVSGRHAFRSRLEELGYEVPEAELDRLFRQFKDLADRKKDITDRDIEAIVENELHSAEPHFVLDYYHISTGSSTVPTATVRVLAGATGDSAAVVNEAASGDGPVDAVFKAIDRAARMNCRLTEYTLRAVTSGKDALGEASIKVEAGGRLAAGRGVSVDVVEASAKAYVNAINRLWEMGVRQVNGVPSNGNGANGHA; encoded by the coding sequence ATGTCAGAGCGAGTCGTCATCTTCGATACCACCCTCAGGGACGGGGAACAGACGCCGGGTGTCAGCCTCACCCCGGCCGAGAAGATGGAGATCGCCATGCAACTGGCGCGCCTGAGGGTGGACATCATCGAGGCAGGGTTCCCGATCACATCCCCAGGCGACCTGACCGCGGTGCAGTCCATCGCCGAGCGCGTGCGGGGGCCGGTCATCTGCGGCCTTGCGAGGGCGAACAAGGCCGACATAGACGCAGCCTGGAAGGCCGTCAAGAACGCGGAGAAACCCAGGATCCACACGTTCATCGCGACGTCGGAGGTCCACATGAAGCACAAACTGCGCAAGACCCCCGACGAGGTCCTGAAGGCCGCGGAGGAGGCTGTCCTGTACGCGAAGTCCTTCACTCCCGACGTGGAGTTTTCCGCGGAGGACGCCACGCGGAGCGACCCCGAGTTCCTCTACAGGATATTCGATCTCGCGGTTCGCGCCGGCGCCACGACCATAAACATACCCGACACAGTGGGTTACACGACGCCCAACGAATTCTACGAACTGATCGAGGGCACACGCAGGAACGTCAAGGGCATGGAAGACGTGGTCATCAGCGTCCACTGCCATAATGACCTCGGCATGGCGGTGGCCAACTCGCTCGCGGCGATAGAGGCCGGCGCAACGCAGGTGGAGTGCACGATCAACGGCCTCGGAGAGCGCGCAGGAAACGCCTCCCTCGAGGAGATCGTCATGGCCCTCGGCACTCGCAACTCCTACTACGGGAAGAAGACGAACATCGCTACCGACCAGATATACCGGACCAGCAGGCTCGTGACGACGCTCACCGGCGTCCCGATCCAGCCCAACAAGGCCGTGGTGGGGGCCAACGCCTTCGCGCACCAGTCCGGCATCCACCAGGACGGCGTGCTCAAGCAGCGGCTGACCTACGAGATAATGACCCCCGAGTCCGTGGGACTCCCGTCGAACCGGATAGTGCTGGGCAAGGTATCGGGCAGGCATGCGTTCCGGTCGAGGCTCGAGGAACTCGGGTACGAGGTGCCGGAGGCTGAACTGGACCGGCTTTTCCGCCAGTTCAAAGATCTTGCGGATCGCAAGAAGGATATCACCGATAGGGATATCGAAGCAATCGTGGAGAACGAGTTGCACTCCGCCGAGCCGCACTTCGTACTGGACTACTATCACATCAGCACCGGTAGCTCGACCGTGCCGACGGCCACGGTCAGAGTCCTGGCCGGGGCAACCGGGGACTCGGCCGCAGTCGTCAACGAGGCGGCGAGCGGCGACGGACCTGTGGACGCCGTGTTCAAGGCGATCGACAGGGCGGCCAGGATGAACTGCCGGCTGACCGAATACACGCTGAGGGCTGTCACGAGTGGAAAGGACGCCCTGGGCGAGGCGAGCATCAAGGTGGAGGCCGGCGGCAGGCTGGCGGCGGGACGCGGTGTGAGCGTGGACGTGGTTGAGGCGAGCGCAAAGGCGTACGTGAACGCCATCAACCGGCTATGGGAAATGGGAGTGCGACAGGTAAACGGAGTTCCGTCCAACGGGAACGGCGCTAACGGGCACGCCTGA
- the ilvE gene encoding branched-chain-amino-acid transaminase, whose product MAKFIWLDGSLVPTDQAKVSVFDHGLLYGDGVFEGIRGYSGRVFKLTEHLDRLYENAHSIALEIPLTWKEMEKAVLDTVRANDLRDCYIRLVVTRGVGDLGLDPRKCQKATVFIIADTITLFPEELYTRGLAIVSVSTRRTAVDALNPRLKPLNYLNNVLAKLLGNLAGVPEVVMLSPEGYVVEGTGDNIFIVRRGRLITPPLHLGVLEGITRALIMDIGRSMGIPVAEEMFTLHDMYVAEECFLTGTAAEVIPVVNVDGRKIGRGTPGPITAGLIKAFREITKTTGTPVYPEKVEAEVAR is encoded by the coding sequence GTGGCGAAGTTTATCTGGTTAGATGGCTCCCTTGTCCCTACCGATCAGGCCAAAGTCTCGGTGTTCGATCACGGGCTTCTTTATGGCGACGGGGTTTTCGAAGGGATCCGGGGCTACAGCGGACGTGTCTTCAAGCTGACCGAGCACCTCGACCGGCTGTATGAGAATGCCCACTCCATCGCGCTCGAAATTCCCCTGACGTGGAAGGAGATGGAAAAGGCCGTCCTCGACACCGTCAGGGCGAACGATCTCCGGGACTGCTATATCAGGCTGGTGGTCACGCGCGGGGTAGGCGATCTGGGACTTGACCCGCGCAAGTGCCAAAAGGCTACCGTGTTCATCATCGCCGACACGATTACTCTATTCCCCGAGGAGTTATATACCAGGGGCCTCGCGATAGTATCCGTCAGCACGCGGCGCACTGCCGTCGACGCCCTCAACCCACGGCTCAAGCCCCTCAACTACCTCAACAACGTCCTGGCCAAGTTGCTCGGGAACCTCGCGGGAGTGCCCGAGGTCGTCATGCTGAGTCCAGAGGGCTACGTCGTAGAGGGCACCGGAGATAACATATTCATCGTCCGGAGGGGAAGGCTGATCACTCCACCGCTGCACCTGGGCGTGCTCGAGGGCATAACACGAGCATTGATAATGGACATCGGGAGATCCATGGGCATCCCCGTTGCCGAAGAGATGTTCACCCTGCACGACATGTACGTGGCCGAGGAATGCTTCCTTACCGGCACCGCGGCGGAGGTAATACCCGTCGTGAACGTCGACGGCAGGAAGATCGGTCGGGGCACGCCCGGACCCATCACCGCCGGACTGATCAAGGCATTCCGCGAGATCACCAAGACGACCGGGACTCCGGTGTATCCCGAGAAGGTCGAGGCGGAGGTCGCACGATGA
- the leuB gene encoding 3-isopropylmalate dehydrogenase, translated as MTANGPAGSTASANPVASRRRFPIVVLPGDGVGPEVTAEAVRVLGACGERFGFELDISEYPVGGAAIRQFNNPLPAEVLQAAQRSSAILFGAVGDPAFDSNPPDLRPEKAILGLRKGLGLFANLRPVKSFNALAASSPLRADIAAGIDMLVVRELTGGLYFGPKSREAIPGVPGGEKAVDTLVYTTAEIERITRVAFDAARLRRRNVSSVDKANVLESSRMWRSVVNRVAAEYPDVAVDHQYVDSCAMKMVAAPGSYDVILTENTFGDILSDLGGALVGSLGLLPSASMGSAGPALYEPVHGSAPDIAGKGIANPVGAIMSAAMMLRYSLNSPEAADVVERAVESTLDRGWRTRDMGAGTGVTVAGTSEMGTLIADAIRR; from the coding sequence ATGACGGCAAACGGTCCGGCAGGTTCCACGGCATCCGCAAACCCGGTGGCCTCGCGCCGCCGGTTCCCAATTGTTGTGCTCCCCGGCGATGGCGTGGGACCCGAGGTGACAGCCGAGGCCGTCCGCGTGCTGGGTGCCTGCGGAGAGAGGTTCGGGTTTGAACTGGACATCAGCGAGTACCCCGTGGGAGGGGCCGCCATACGGCAGTTCAATAATCCGCTCCCCGCGGAGGTACTTCAGGCCGCCCAGCGGAGCTCGGCTATTCTATTCGGCGCGGTGGGCGACCCGGCATTTGACTCCAATCCGCCCGACCTGCGCCCCGAGAAGGCGATACTTGGACTGAGAAAGGGTCTCGGGTTGTTCGCCAACCTGCGCCCGGTGAAGTCGTTCAACGCGCTCGCGGCGTCTTCGCCGCTCAGGGCGGACATCGCCGCGGGCATTGACATGCTCGTCGTGAGGGAACTCACCGGCGGGCTGTATTTCGGCCCGAAGTCGAGGGAGGCCATACCCGGCGTACCAGGCGGTGAGAAGGCGGTCGATACGCTGGTTTACACGACTGCGGAGATCGAGCGCATCACGAGGGTGGCGTTTGACGCCGCCAGGCTCCGCAGGCGTAATGTGTCGTCCGTGGACAAGGCCAACGTGCTCGAGAGTTCACGCATGTGGCGGAGCGTGGTGAACCGCGTGGCGGCGGAATACCCCGACGTGGCGGTGGACCACCAGTACGTGGACTCGTGCGCGATGAAGATGGTCGCGGCCCCTGGATCGTACGACGTGATCCTGACGGAGAACACGTTCGGGGACATACTCAGTGACCTCGGCGGCGCTCTGGTCGGATCGCTTGGTCTTCTGCCTTCGGCGAGCATGGGCTCGGCAGGACCGGCGCTTTACGAGCCTGTACACGGATCAGCCCCGGACATAGCCGGGAAAGGCATAGCCAACCCCGTCGGGGCCATCATGTCGGCGGCGATGATGTTGAGGTACAGCCTGAACAGTCCCGAAGCGGCAGACGTAGTGGAAAGGGCGGTCGAGTCAACGCTGGATCGCGGCTGGCGCACGAGGGATATGGGTGCCGGGACCGGGGTCACGGTCGCAGGCACGAGCGAAATGGGCACTCTCATAGCAGACGCGATCCGGCGGTAG
- the ilvB gene encoding biosynthetic-type acetolactate synthase large subunit — MDHHSTASTETAAAAVSAGARVTGAEALLEAIEREGVEIVFGYPGGAVLPIYDAFHKRKARSGLKHVLVRHEQSAAHAADGYARATGKTGVCLATSGPGATNLVTGIACAFMDSVPLVALTGQVAVCMLGSDAFQEADMTGITMPITKHSYLVKDAADIPRVVREAFHIASTGRPGPVLIDLPRDVCESSIEPRYPKAVRLPGYKPCYDAHSMQVQKAAATLNNAKRPIICAGGGVLSSGASGQLLELAEKATIPVVTTMIGIGSFPRNHPLSLGMLGMHGLPSANRAVMEADVLLALGCRFADRVTAKAREFAPNAQIIHVDVDPAEIGKNVRADIPIVGDISRVLAALIPHVKAAEADGAGRKSWVEGMRAIQPPEPSLPFKIVEALASVAPPEAVVTTDVGQHQMWVAQHYPFTKPRTFISSGGLGAMGYGLPAAVGAQLGLPGRTVIHVSGDGSFQMNMHELSTVVAHRLPIKMIVMNNDSLGMVRQLQHYYCGARYCQIDLEANPDFVKIADAYGIPGFKVGSQDEVEPALRKAFEVDGPALVDIKVPASINVVPMVPSGKTLNDMVT; from the coding sequence ATGGACCACCATAGCACGGCAAGCACGGAGACAGCGGCTGCGGCCGTATCGGCCGGAGCCAGGGTTACCGGAGCGGAGGCCCTCCTCGAGGCGATCGAGCGCGAGGGCGTCGAGATAGTGTTCGGCTACCCGGGCGGAGCGGTGCTGCCAATTTACGACGCCTTCCACAAGAGAAAGGCTCGCTCCGGCCTGAAGCACGTCCTGGTGAGGCACGAGCAGTCGGCGGCGCACGCTGCGGACGGCTACGCCCGCGCCACCGGCAAGACCGGCGTATGCCTGGCCACATCGGGTCCCGGGGCAACCAACCTCGTAACAGGGATAGCCTGCGCCTTCATGGATTCGGTCCCGCTCGTGGCATTGACGGGACAGGTCGCCGTGTGCATGCTCGGCAGCGACGCGTTCCAGGAAGCCGACATGACCGGAATTACGATGCCGATCACCAAGCACAGCTACCTGGTCAAGGACGCCGCCGACATCCCGCGCGTCGTGCGCGAGGCGTTCCACATAGCCTCAACCGGACGGCCGGGCCCGGTACTCATCGACCTCCCCAGGGACGTTTGCGAGTCCTCGATCGAGCCGAGGTATCCGAAGGCAGTGCGGCTGCCGGGGTATAAACCCTGCTACGACGCACATTCCATGCAGGTACAGAAGGCCGCCGCGACGCTCAACAACGCCAAACGGCCGATCATCTGCGCGGGCGGCGGGGTGCTGTCGTCGGGCGCGTCCGGACAGCTGTTAGAACTCGCCGAGAAGGCGACGATCCCTGTCGTGACCACCATGATAGGGATCGGGTCGTTCCCGAGAAACCACCCGCTGTCACTCGGCATGCTTGGCATGCACGGCCTGCCTTCCGCGAACAGGGCCGTCATGGAGGCCGACGTGTTGCTCGCTCTGGGCTGCCGGTTCGCCGACAGGGTCACGGCCAAGGCGCGCGAGTTCGCGCCGAACGCGCAGATAATCCACGTCGACGTCGATCCCGCCGAGATCGGGAAGAACGTGAGAGCCGACATCCCGATCGTAGGCGACATATCGCGTGTGCTGGCCGCGCTGATCCCGCACGTCAAGGCCGCGGAGGCGGACGGCGCCGGGCGGAAGTCCTGGGTAGAAGGGATGCGAGCGATCCAGCCACCCGAGCCGTCGCTTCCATTTAAGATAGTGGAGGCGCTGGCATCGGTGGCGCCGCCCGAGGCCGTCGTTACTACCGACGTGGGACAGCACCAGATGTGGGTGGCGCAGCACTACCCGTTCACGAAGCCCAGGACATTCATCTCGTCGGGCGGCCTCGGCGCAATGGGCTACGGTCTCCCGGCCGCGGTGGGCGCTCAGCTCGGCCTGCCCGGACGCACCGTCATCCACGTGTCCGGCGACGGGAGTTTCCAGATGAACATGCACGAACTCTCCACCGTGGTGGCCCACAGGCTGCCCATCAAGATGATAGTGATGAACAACGACAGCCTCGGCATGGTTCGCCAGCTGCAGCACTACTACTGCGGCGCGAGGTACTGCCAGATAGACCTCGAGGCGAATCCCGACTTCGTGAAGATAGCGGACGCCTACGGCATCCCCGGGTTCAAGGTCGGGTCGCAAGATGAGGTCGAACCCGCGCTGAGGAAGGCCTTCGAGGTTGACGGACCGGCTCTCGTGGATATCAAGGTGCCGGCGTCCATCAACGTGGTGCCGATGGTGCCGTCGGGGAAGACCCTGAATGACATGGTGACCTGA
- a CDS encoding PTS sugar transporter subunit IIA: MRLAENGGDTDLRVSPEEEAFLNREDRPVTEPDPATNGLPSLLTEDRVQIGRLARDWREALKVASSPLVRNGDVTPEYVHAMIGMVEALGPYIVVAPGVALAHARPEQGVQRLCVSITVLVEPVPFGSVNDPVWLICIFGAVDNRSHVLLLSQLASLLSEERDVKSLRLAREPRHLLDIVKRRFS, from the coding sequence ATGAGGTTGGCGGAAAACGGGGGTGACACCGATTTGAGGGTCTCGCCAGAGGAGGAGGCCTTTCTGAATAGAGAAGACAGGCCGGTTACGGAGCCAGATCCGGCAACGAACGGGCTTCCTTCCCTGCTCACTGAGGACAGGGTCCAGATTGGGCGCCTGGCCCGGGACTGGCGTGAGGCTCTTAAGGTTGCCTCGTCACCTCTAGTCCGGAACGGCGATGTGACTCCGGAGTATGTCCACGCCATGATAGGTATGGTGGAGGCCTTGGGCCCCTATATCGTGGTGGCCCCCGGTGTCGCTCTGGCTCATGCCAGGCCGGAGCAGGGTGTCCAAAGGCTCTGCGTGAGCATCACTGTCCTCGTTGAGCCGGTTCCCTTCGGCAGCGTGAACGACCCGGTATGGCTTATCTGCATCTTCGGCGCCGTCGATAACAGGTCACACGTCCTGCTTCTCAGCCAGCTCGCTTCCCTCCTGTCCGAAGAAAGAGATGTCAAGTCCCTGCGGCTGGCCAGAGAACCCCGCCATTTACTTGATATCGTGAAAAGGCGGTTTTCATGA